One stretch of Methyloversatilis sp. RAC08 DNA includes these proteins:
- a CDS encoding 4Fe-4S binding protein, with amino-acid sequence MNNADKAIHLCSCNGTVSFDITRLTDALALDAPLDVGEQLCRRDAHTFAQLLGRAPEAIVGCTQESALLRELADDAGSASGVTFINLRDIAGRSARGADVQPALAAQLAMARLAEPAPVPAVSYESAGQLLIIGPAGAALGWAQRAQQQYGERLAINVLITANDRSELPVRRDYPVASGRNVSVAGWLGAFEVSWQRANAIDLDACVRCNACIDACPEGAIGYDYQVDAARCTGHRACASACRDIGAIDFAAIGAPRSETYDLVLDLSEPALLRIPHPPQGYLSPGRDPLEQSLALQQIASLVGEFEKPKFFTYKPSICAHSRNSKQGCNQCIDVCSTSAIRADGDGVFVEPHLCMGCGACATVCPTGAMRYAYPSASDVALRIKTALKAWRATGGHAPRILFHGETRGEELIALAGRHRGLPADVLPLAVHDVASVGLELMFAALSYGAAQCVILSQGDQPDAYAAATAAQIGIGRSVLAALGYPASALVAVTADDAATLTHALGAHPAAGVSCPPASFALPAEKRGALEFCLEHLVRHSPVKADVIALPAGAPFGAVNIDQAACTLCMSCVGACPASALMDGGERPALRFLERNCVQCGLCVNTCPENALSLEPRLLIGDAARRERVLNEAEPFHCIRCSAPFGTKQMIDAMTGKLAAHSMFAGGDALRRLQMCADCRVIDMMQSPGRETSVFDL; translated from the coding sequence ATGAATAACGCCGACAAGGCGATCCACCTGTGCAGTTGCAACGGCACGGTGTCATTCGACATCACACGCCTGACCGATGCGCTTGCGCTCGATGCGCCGCTCGACGTCGGAGAGCAGCTGTGCCGGCGCGATGCGCACACGTTTGCCCAACTGCTCGGCCGGGCACCGGAAGCCATCGTCGGCTGTACGCAGGAGTCGGCACTGCTGCGCGAACTGGCTGACGACGCGGGCAGCGCGTCCGGCGTGACCTTCATCAATCTGCGTGACATCGCCGGACGCAGCGCACGTGGCGCGGACGTTCAGCCCGCGCTGGCGGCGCAGCTCGCGATGGCGCGTCTTGCCGAACCGGCACCGGTGCCGGCCGTGAGTTACGAATCCGCCGGCCAGCTGCTGATCATCGGCCCGGCCGGCGCCGCGCTGGGCTGGGCGCAGCGCGCGCAGCAGCAGTACGGCGAGCGCCTCGCGATCAATGTGCTCATCACCGCCAACGACCGCAGCGAGTTGCCGGTGCGCCGCGACTATCCGGTGGCCAGCGGCCGCAACGTGTCGGTCGCCGGCTGGCTCGGCGCCTTCGAAGTGAGCTGGCAGCGCGCCAACGCGATCGACCTCGACGCCTGTGTGCGCTGCAATGCCTGCATCGACGCCTGTCCGGAGGGCGCCATCGGCTACGACTATCAGGTTGACGCTGCGCGCTGCACCGGTCATCGGGCCTGCGCGAGCGCCTGCCGCGACATCGGTGCCATCGATTTCGCCGCCATCGGCGCGCCGCGCAGTGAAACCTACGATCTGGTGCTCGACCTGTCCGAGCCGGCGCTGCTCCGCATTCCGCACCCGCCGCAAGGCTATTTGTCACCCGGGCGCGATCCGCTCGAGCAGTCGCTGGCACTGCAGCAGATCGCCTCCCTGGTCGGTGAATTCGAAAAGCCGAAATTCTTCACCTACAAGCCGTCGATCTGCGCGCACAGCCGCAACAGCAAGCAGGGGTGCAACCAGTGCATCGATGTCTGTTCGACCTCGGCCATCCGCGCCGATGGCGACGGTGTATTCGTCGAGCCGCATCTGTGCATGGGGTGCGGTGCGTGTGCGACAGTTTGTCCCACTGGCGCCATGCGCTACGCCTACCCGTCCGCAAGCGATGTTGCACTGCGCATCAAGACGGCACTGAAGGCCTGGCGCGCAACCGGTGGCCACGCACCGCGCATTCTGTTTCACGGTGAAACGCGGGGCGAAGAGCTGATTGCGCTGGCTGGACGTCATCGCGGCCTGCCGGCCGATGTACTGCCGTTGGCCGTGCACGACGTCGCGTCGGTCGGCCTGGAACTGATGTTCGCGGCGCTGTCCTACGGCGCTGCACAATGCGTCATTCTGTCGCAAGGCGACCAGCCGGACGCCTACGCCGCTGCGACTGCAGCACAGATCGGCATCGGTCGCAGCGTGCTTGCGGCGCTGGGCTACCCCGCGTCGGCACTGGTGGCCGTCACGGCAGATGACGCGGCGACGCTGACGCATGCGCTGGGCGCACATCCTGCAGCCGGCGTGTCCTGTCCGCCGGCATCCTTTGCGTTGCCGGCCGAAAAGCGCGGCGCACTCGAGTTCTGTCTCGAACACCTGGTGCGCCACTCGCCGGTGAAGGCAGACGTCATCGCGCTGCCGGCTGGCGCCCCTTTTGGTGCGGTGAACATCGACCAGGCAGCCTGCACGCTGTGCATGAGCTGTGTCGGCGCCTGTCCGGCGTCGGCGCTGATGGATGGCGGCGAGCGGCCGGCGTTGCGCTTTCTCGAACGCAACTGCGTGCAGTGCGGCCTGTGCGTGAATACCTGCCCCGAAAACGCGCTGTCGCTCGAACCGCGTCTGCTGATCGGTGACGCGGCGCGACGCGAGCGCGTACTGAACGAAGCCGAACCCTTCCACTGCATCCGCTGCAGCGCGCCCTTCGGCACGAAGCAGATGATTGATGCGATGACCGGCAAGCTGGCCGCGCACTCGATGTTCGCCGGCGGCGATGCGTTGCGCCGGCTGCAGATGTGCGCCGATTGCCGCGTGATCGACATGATGCAGAGCCCCGGTCGCGAAACTTCGGTGTTCGATCTATGA